Proteins from one Corynebacterium epidermidicanis genomic window:
- a CDS encoding metal ABC transporter solute-binding protein, Zn/Mn family, translated as MNSGNLLSRKVARTATALLASAAAAIGLSACSTSEDSSKTAETKDAISIVASTPIWADVADLVVDDDSIKIESIIEGNNIDPHGFEPSAAQMAKAEKANIIVAGGGGYDSWLYSAVDENKVIHALPLTEHDHEGHDHEGHDHGTEAAAGHEGHNHGTETATATAAAGHEGHNHGGAEGAADNEHIWYDTTSLTEVANEIAKKVTELKPGAKVNPQAVEKKVGELDKRLHALHGADVAQTHPLGDHILAHTELHDVTPEGYRKTTLSESEPAAADVNAFLEAIEAGKIQVLLDSPQTETEYSKKIRSAAEAKHIPVVNIYETPEKGTNFFDLYDQTITKLEEATKAVPHTH; from the coding sequence ATGAATTCCGGAAATTTACTATCCCGCAAAGTGGCACGCACCGCCACCGCTCTCCTAGCTAGTGCCGCCGCCGCTATCGGTTTGAGCGCCTGCTCAACTTCCGAGGACTCGTCCAAGACGGCAGAAACCAAGGATGCCATCAGCATCGTCGCCTCGACCCCAATCTGGGCCGATGTAGCCGATCTCGTCGTTGACGATGACAGTATCAAGATCGAATCCATCATCGAAGGCAACAACATCGATCCGCACGGTTTCGAGCCTTCGGCGGCACAGATGGCAAAAGCCGAAAAGGCAAACATTATCGTCGCCGGTGGCGGCGGATACGACTCTTGGCTCTATTCGGCCGTTGACGAAAACAAGGTCATCCACGCATTGCCGCTGACCGAGCATGATCACGAAGGGCACGATCACGAAGGTCACGACCACGGCACCGAAGCAGCAGCCGGCCACGAGGGCCACAACCACGGCACCGAAACAGCCACCGCCACCGCAGCAGCCGGCCACGAGGGCCACAACCACGGTGGAGCCGAGGGCGCTGCGGACAATGAGCACATTTGGTACGACACGACTTCTTTGACTGAGGTCGCCAACGAGATCGCTAAGAAAGTCACCGAGTTAAAGCCTGGCGCCAAGGTCAATCCACAGGCAGTTGAGAAGAAGGTCGGTGAGCTGGACAAGCGCCTGCACGCGCTGCATGGTGCCGATGTCGCACAGACCCACCCGCTTGGTGACCACATCCTCGCCCACACTGAGCTGCACGATGTCACCCCTGAAGGCTACCGAAAGACCACGCTCTCCGAGTCCGAGCCAGCTGCTGCTGATGTCAACGCCTTCCTCGAGGCCATCGAAGCTGGGAAGATTCAGGTCCTGTTGGACTCCCCACAGACCGAGACTGAATACTCTAAGAAGATCCGTTCCGCTGCTGAAGCCAAGCACATCCCGGTGGTTAACATCTACGAGACCCCGGAAAAGGGCACGAACTTCTTCGATCTCTATGATCAGACGATCACCAAATTGGAAGAAGCTACCAAGGCTGTTCCGCACACGCACTAA
- a CDS encoding META domain-containing protein — MSRRTIPLLFSGLVAGTALVACTPPHNSDITWQINEVYLDPATPASLPGDVTATMVMGGATVTGDTGCAAYQGRVKFDNLDDPHSVTFSTMRFQETQCIGAQRYFHDALVTLLDGEFAVTKTDKEMRLTKQPAGLDAPSIRLVATQ, encoded by the coding sequence ATGAGCCGACGCACCATTCCACTGCTTTTCTCCGGTCTCGTTGCAGGCACCGCGCTGGTCGCCTGCACTCCCCCGCACAATAGTGACATCACCTGGCAAATCAACGAGGTCTACCTGGACCCGGCAACACCTGCATCGCTGCCGGGTGATGTCACCGCAACCATGGTGATGGGTGGTGCGACTGTCACAGGTGACACGGGCTGCGCGGCGTACCAAGGTCGGGTGAAGTTCGATAATCTCGATGACCCCCATTCCGTGACTTTCAGCACGATGCGTTTCCAGGAAACCCAATGCATCGGTGCCCAGCGCTACTTTCACGATGCCCTAGTAACCCTGTTAGACGGGGAATTCGCCGTGACCAAGACTGACAAAGAAATGCGACTGACGAAACAGCCAGCGGGTTTGGATGCGCCGTCGATAAGGCTTGTCGCGACGCAGTAG
- a CDS encoding metal ABC transporter permease: MTQFIQDTLYLLDVGFVRQALIASGLLGILSGVMAPIIVLRQMSFSVHGTSELALMGASAALLLGLNIGLGAVVGSIVAAIVLALLGLRQQDAAVGVVMSFGMGLSVLFIHLYPGRSSTAFSLLTGQIVGVSSSSVWLLAGVTVIVLGAVALLWRPLLFASADPVVASASGINVRTLSVIFAVLVGLTTSQSVQIVGALLVMALLITPGAGAVHITSNPLHAILWSVLFAEVSAVGGLVLSLAPGLPVSVFVTTISFAIYLICRLIGLLRGRGATRDEAVARAYAKECHHAEQ; the protein is encoded by the coding sequence ATGACGCAATTTATTCAAGACACCCTTTACTTGCTCGACGTCGGCTTCGTGCGCCAAGCCCTCATCGCTTCCGGACTGCTGGGCATCCTTTCGGGCGTGATGGCCCCAATAATTGTGCTGCGCCAAATGTCGTTTTCGGTTCACGGCACCTCAGAATTGGCACTGATGGGTGCCTCGGCAGCGTTGCTACTTGGTCTCAACATTGGCCTCGGCGCGGTGGTCGGATCGATCGTGGCTGCAATCGTCCTAGCGCTTTTGGGTCTGCGCCAGCAAGACGCGGCCGTCGGCGTGGTAATGAGTTTCGGTATGGGATTGTCCGTACTTTTCATCCACCTCTACCCTGGTCGATCCTCGACGGCATTTTCACTGCTCACAGGACAAATCGTGGGGGTTTCCAGCTCGTCGGTATGGCTGCTTGCGGGAGTGACCGTTATTGTGCTCGGAGCCGTTGCTTTACTGTGGCGTCCCCTGCTTTTCGCGTCCGCTGACCCGGTGGTGGCGTCCGCGAGCGGCATTAATGTCCGAACTCTGTCGGTGATTTTCGCTGTCCTAGTGGGGCTGACCACTTCGCAATCCGTACAGATTGTGGGTGCTTTGCTGGTCATGGCCTTGCTCATCACGCCGGGCGCGGGAGCCGTTCACATCACCTCAAATCCATTGCACGCCATCCTGTGGTCAGTGCTTTTTGCCGAGGTTTCCGCGGTTGGTGGCTTAGTCCTTTCTCTGGCTCCCGGTTTGCCAGTCTCGGTATTCGTGACCACGATATCGTTTGCGATCTACCTAATTTGCCGACTGATTGGTTTGTTAAGAGGCCGGGGCGCTACTCGGGATGAGGCGGTGGCTCGGGCGTACGCGAAAGAATGTCATCACGCCGAACAATAG
- a CDS encoding metal ABC transporter ATP-binding protein: MLLQFNDAAVSPLWENLNLEVSPGEFIAVLGPNGAGKSSLLHTILGTRQLTRGTVSATKKIGFIPQQRMFPAELPLRARDLVSLSLAHGIVRNRHASADRVNALLKKVGAEGIADRRVGKLSGGQQQLVRQAQALANSPELLLCDEPLLSLDMGVQQRTVDLLNRERTEHDTAIVFVTHGINPILEHVNRVLYLGPFGHTLGEVSEVMRSEVLSEIYRTHIDVLHIDGRLIVV, encoded by the coding sequence GTGCTACTTCAGTTCAACGACGCAGCGGTGAGCCCGCTTTGGGAGAACCTCAATCTCGAGGTGTCCCCAGGCGAGTTCATCGCTGTTTTGGGCCCTAATGGCGCCGGGAAATCCTCCCTTCTGCACACGATCTTGGGCACTCGGCAACTCACCCGCGGAACGGTATCTGCGACCAAGAAGATTGGTTTCATCCCGCAACAGCGAATGTTTCCTGCGGAGCTACCGCTACGAGCGCGAGACTTGGTATCCCTTTCGCTGGCGCACGGCATCGTCCGCAATCGCCACGCATCCGCCGATCGAGTCAATGCCCTGCTCAAGAAGGTGGGAGCCGAAGGAATCGCAGATCGGCGCGTCGGCAAGCTTTCCGGCGGGCAGCAGCAACTGGTCCGCCAGGCGCAAGCCCTGGCAAATTCGCCCGAGCTTTTGCTTTGCGACGAGCCGTTGCTCTCCCTGGATATGGGAGTCCAGCAACGCACGGTGGATCTCCTCAACCGCGAACGCACCGAGCACGACACGGCTATCGTGTTCGTGACCCACGGCATCAACCCGATCCTCGAGCACGTCAACCGTGTGCTCTACCTGGGCCCATTCGGGCATACCCTCGGCGAGGTTTCCGAGGTCATGCGGTCGGAAGTGCTTTCGGAAATCTATCGCACCCATATCGATGTGCTACACATCGACGGAAGGCTGATCGTGGTGTAA
- a CDS encoding ALF repeat-containing protein gives MTTSTCLHHNKSKPWVQILTRILTAITVIALASGASNPAAIAQTDQIRLADKAATMQQAREFALEMLQSTFPASKNAAEAALRGGDKELQAYASVGMDEAKRQDLSQILVTISTLSGKQVQQDAAAALATQDVETMAKFIDSGWQQAQTVDDRATAWDAAKAPEGSSLKAAADQALKDNTAEALSEFASHGADTARAHDARREVYELTRSALPSVAAGASEAIRVGTDTAVTTYLRYGQFVDAAQDMEEMDISALVEVANTQSVKAEEAASVAAQHADGAKRATELSKQATERAKNEAIAADGAQIRAGNAAAAAGQLATQSAASADNAVAAAAEAKQALAQTADALSRAAAAAATARMAANEAAARASAAGLDANMAYQARVAAEQARDAASRAEAAAASMSHAEAAAGYARNASGAAASAAMNADASAAAAEQAAAAAGAGDEAAADARAGAARARVAASRARASANEVDGLVVQISGLVEQTRIAAREAAEHARLSAQAAEEAALHAGHAVDSATQAGINAHMAQTAAEKAIEAMNLAVKTAEVARTAADQRLAQEAEFLKSQARQAREVHDARDNAQALEKQRKQSLITEMQQLGANIPDYRDAEGPVAEQPGAAAAFSGDINQLRQATVAAVLVGGPAVSGAAKTALSGNHDADLRKFAEQGYRAAVSMDERALLDQWWMTDPNEDVRFDSGYYANAADEVVHWFATDEVQNLRKPALIQRTYQLRATGGTGVQAAADKALQANTYDALDTFVNGGGFDKARYEDQLRTAYDLASTGTPEVKAAAEAAVLGDRAGLDEFISIEMYRRGAADAQRSTHDGHINALLQRGFAAAQRAAESASSAQRSYFAARGDAVQATKYAQEAASWSGKAQESANLAAGHVQSAEGSLAFALEQQQRAHTAANQAEADAAQASANADQAASYAAAAHQSANEAASSAASARASAVAAGKDADLAAAAADDAYRMAMEKWHAEQVEIQAANDLKVQAGEQPDQPAGMLETIKEKIGKEALDLILDLIGVTDAINCFKGDIAGCLWTAVNFLPVGKIFKAGKAIGAIRILIGKVPEIKKALEARKIWIADKIEAARSIPACPVNYAAHLGQGSWSFNYAEATSLSPQFSAPRFQFIALKCSIFPPNGKGFRGGHYANLSTSNVRKVPSVEYVSFERHHIIAQSVMRNVRSDLPGDLSEYKGPAIQMLPEDHALTRSFGNYPEAVEYRADQEKLILEGKIDKIYEIEFYHIESLFPGKYTAALNEMLDYALEKGYMKVDFRTTLT, from the coding sequence ATGACAACGTCGACGTGTCTTCATCACAACAAGAGCAAGCCATGGGTACAGATCCTGACCCGGATTCTCACCGCTATCACCGTGATTGCCTTGGCCAGTGGTGCTAGTAATCCAGCGGCTATCGCGCAGACCGACCAGATTCGGTTAGCGGACAAGGCAGCCACCATGCAGCAGGCGCGAGAATTTGCCCTGGAGATGCTGCAATCAACGTTTCCTGCATCGAAAAACGCTGCCGAGGCAGCTCTTCGCGGTGGGGACAAAGAGCTTCAAGCATATGCCTCGGTGGGGATGGATGAAGCCAAACGCCAGGATCTATCCCAAATCCTAGTCACCATATCAACGCTTTCCGGCAAGCAGGTACAACAGGATGCTGCAGCAGCGCTGGCCACACAAGATGTGGAAACGATGGCGAAGTTCATCGATTCCGGTTGGCAACAAGCACAAACAGTCGATGATCGTGCAACTGCATGGGATGCTGCGAAGGCCCCTGAGGGATCCTCACTGAAGGCAGCGGCTGACCAAGCGCTCAAAGATAACACCGCGGAGGCTTTAAGCGAGTTTGCCTCCCATGGTGCTGATACAGCTCGTGCGCATGATGCACGCCGCGAGGTCTACGAGCTCACCCGCTCTGCACTGCCCAGTGTTGCAGCAGGGGCCAGTGAAGCCATCCGGGTGGGAACAGACACTGCTGTTACCACTTACCTGCGCTATGGGCAGTTTGTTGATGCAGCCCAAGACATGGAAGAAATGGATATCTCCGCGTTGGTGGAGGTAGCAAATACCCAGTCAGTAAAAGCTGAAGAAGCCGCCTCGGTCGCCGCACAGCATGCCGACGGCGCAAAACGTGCCACTGAGCTATCGAAGCAAGCCACAGAGCGGGCGAAGAATGAGGCTATCGCTGCAGATGGCGCGCAAATTCGAGCAGGCAATGCTGCGGCAGCAGCAGGCCAGTTAGCTACCCAATCGGCAGCGTCTGCTGATAATGCTGTGGCTGCTGCAGCTGAGGCAAAGCAAGCCCTGGCCCAGACTGCGGACGCACTGTCTCGTGCCGCCGCCGCAGCGGCTACCGCACGTATGGCTGCTAATGAAGCAGCAGCACGCGCATCTGCTGCCGGGCTGGATGCAAACATGGCCTACCAAGCACGCGTAGCAGCAGAGCAAGCACGCGATGCAGCATCCAGGGCAGAAGCCGCAGCAGCATCAATGTCACACGCTGAAGCCGCAGCAGGATACGCACGCAATGCCAGTGGAGCAGCCGCCTCAGCTGCAATGAACGCTGACGCCTCAGCAGCTGCGGCTGAACAAGCCGCAGCTGCTGCAGGTGCTGGTGATGAAGCCGCTGCCGATGCCCGCGCCGGCGCAGCACGGGCTCGTGTTGCAGCCTCGCGGGCACGCGCATCCGCCAACGAAGTCGATGGACTGGTCGTTCAAATCAGTGGTTTGGTAGAACAAACCCGTATCGCAGCACGCGAAGCAGCAGAACACGCACGACTGTCAGCGCAAGCCGCTGAAGAAGCAGCGCTTCACGCCGGTCATGCTGTTGATTCCGCGACCCAAGCAGGCATCAATGCACACATGGCCCAGACTGCTGCGGAAAAAGCTATTGAAGCCATGAACCTAGCGGTGAAAACTGCTGAGGTAGCACGTACTGCTGCAGATCAACGCCTGGCCCAAGAAGCAGAATTCCTCAAAAGCCAAGCCCGCCAAGCCCGCGAAGTCCACGATGCACGTGACAACGCACAAGCACTAGAAAAACAGCGCAAACAATCTCTGATCACGGAAATGCAGCAACTGGGAGCTAATATCCCAGACTATCGCGATGCCGAAGGGCCTGTCGCTGAGCAACCTGGGGCAGCTGCTGCTTTTAGTGGAGATATCAACCAATTACGTCAAGCAACAGTTGCCGCAGTACTCGTCGGTGGCCCAGCGGTCTCGGGGGCTGCAAAAACTGCGCTGTCTGGTAATCATGATGCCGACCTTCGAAAATTCGCTGAACAGGGCTACCGTGCCGCAGTAAGCATGGACGAGCGAGCATTGCTCGACCAGTGGTGGATGACTGATCCTAATGAGGATGTACGGTTTGACTCCGGCTACTACGCCAATGCCGCTGACGAAGTCGTGCACTGGTTTGCTACCGACGAAGTCCAGAACCTACGTAAACCCGCACTAATCCAGCGCACATATCAGCTTCGTGCCACCGGAGGAACTGGTGTACAAGCTGCTGCAGACAAAGCCCTACAAGCCAACACCTACGACGCCCTCGATACCTTCGTTAACGGTGGTGGGTTCGATAAAGCTCGCTACGAAGATCAACTGCGCACCGCCTACGACCTAGCATCAACTGGCACCCCTGAGGTCAAAGCAGCGGCAGAAGCAGCAGTTCTTGGCGACCGGGCAGGGCTTGACGAGTTTATCAGTATCGAGATGTACCGTCGAGGTGCAGCAGATGCGCAACGTTCAACCCACGACGGGCACATCAATGCCCTGTTGCAACGAGGTTTTGCTGCTGCACAACGCGCCGCCGAATCAGCATCTAGTGCCCAACGATCCTACTTCGCAGCACGAGGTGATGCTGTCCAAGCAACCAAGTACGCACAAGAGGCTGCATCCTGGTCCGGTAAAGCCCAAGAATCGGCAAACCTTGCTGCAGGACATGTGCAATCTGCAGAAGGTTCCCTAGCTTTCGCACTTGAGCAACAACAACGTGCGCACACGGCCGCAAACCAAGCCGAAGCTGATGCAGCCCAAGCTTCAGCCAATGCTGACCAAGCTGCAAGCTACGCCGCTGCCGCACATCAATCTGCCAACGAAGCTGCGTCTTCTGCTGCCTCAGCGCGTGCCTCTGCTGTGGCTGCTGGCAAGGATGCTGATCTTGCAGCTGCGGCCGCGGATGATGCTTATCGGATGGCGATGGAGAAGTGGCACGCAGAACAAGTAGAAATTCAAGCTGCAAACGACCTCAAAGTACAAGCAGGGGAACAGCCCGATCAGCCTGCCGGGATGCTCGAAACTATCAAAGAAAAGATCGGTAAAGAAGCCCTTGACCTGATTTTGGATTTGATCGGTGTTACCGACGCCATCAACTGCTTCAAAGGCGACATCGCTGGATGCCTGTGGACAGCCGTGAACTTCCTACCCGTTGGGAAGATCTTCAAAGCGGGCAAAGCGATAGGCGCCATCCGCATACTCATCGGCAAAGTCCCTGAAATCAAAAAGGCACTCGAGGCACGAAAGATCTGGATCGCCGACAAGATCGAAGCAGCACGCAGTATTCCAGCGTGCCCAGTAAACTATGCTGCGCATCTAGGCCAGGGATCATGGTCGTTCAATTACGCCGAGGCGACTTCACTATCGCCACAGTTCAGCGCACCACGGTTCCAATTCATAGCACTCAAATGCTCCATTTTTCCACCTAATGGAAAGGGATTCCGCGGAGGCCACTACGCGAATCTTTCAACATCCAATGTTCGTAAAGTACCTAGTGTGGAATACGTCTCATTCGAGAGGCATCATATTATCGCCCAATCAGTCATGCGGAATGTGCGCTCCGATCTTCCCGGTGATCTGAGCGAGTATAAAGGCCCCGCCATTCAGATGCTCCCCGAAGACCATGCCCTTACGCGTTCATTCGGGAACTATCCTGAGGCGGTTGAATATCGCGCGGATCAAGAAAAATTGATTCTGGAAGGAAAAATAGACAAAATCTATGAGATAGAATTTTATCACATTGAGTCATTGTTTCCCGGCAAGTACACGGCGGCTCTTAATGAAATGCTGGACTATGCTCTAGAAAAGGGGTACATGAAAGTCGACTTCCGGACAACGCTGACATAA
- a CDS encoding alpha,alpha-trehalose-phosphate synthase (UDP-forming) produces MSNNSFVVVANRLPVDRAKDGSWQPSPGGLVTALAPVLEKHQGCWVGWPGNAGEHLEPFRTDSGVLLHPVTLTEADYELFYEGFSNATLWPLYHDLIVPPRFERSWWEAYREVNLKFAEAVAEVAAPSATVWVQDYQLQLVPGILRQIRPDLTIGFFLHIPFPGAELFRQLPWREELMRGLLGADLIGFHSVDNAQNFLALAAQVAGAAGSHIGQPDELEVEGEASIRQVTAKITAPDGRKVGVAAFPISIDSAETAKLSQHKGALRSRVGERTLILGVDRLDYTKGILQRLQAFEELLESEAIAPDEVVFVQIATPSRERIDHYRKTRYEVEAAVGRINGLYGEIGEPVVHYIHRPVPKPQLMGYYADADIMLVTPFKDGMNLVAKEYVACHDDGSGALVLSEFAGAAAELNDAYLCNPHDLESIKRQLLAAITDVRAGSESAQTRMQQLHDQVMTHDVDLWARSFLGALENHA; encoded by the coding sequence TTGAGCAACAACAGCTTCGTTGTAGTTGCTAACCGACTTCCCGTTGACCGAGCTAAGGACGGCTCGTGGCAGCCCAGCCCGGGAGGCCTAGTCACCGCCTTGGCTCCGGTGCTGGAAAAGCACCAGGGCTGCTGGGTCGGGTGGCCCGGCAACGCCGGGGAACACCTCGAACCTTTCCGCACCGACAGTGGCGTCTTGCTGCACCCCGTCACCCTCACCGAAGCCGACTATGAGCTGTTTTACGAGGGTTTCTCCAACGCCACACTATGGCCTCTTTACCACGACCTCATCGTGCCCCCGCGTTTCGAACGCAGCTGGTGGGAAGCTTACCGAGAAGTTAATTTGAAGTTCGCCGAAGCCGTTGCCGAGGTCGCTGCCCCATCAGCTACCGTGTGGGTCCAGGACTACCAATTGCAGCTGGTCCCCGGTATTTTGCGACAAATCCGCCCCGATCTCACCATTGGTTTCTTCCTCCACATCCCGTTTCCCGGCGCGGAACTCTTTCGTCAGCTTCCTTGGCGCGAGGAGCTCATGCGCGGGCTTTTGGGCGCTGATTTGATTGGTTTCCATTCGGTAGACAATGCCCAGAACTTCCTCGCTCTCGCCGCTCAGGTCGCGGGTGCGGCTGGGTCTCATATCGGCCAGCCGGACGAATTAGAGGTCGAAGGTGAGGCGTCGATTAGGCAGGTCACAGCTAAGATTACGGCGCCTGATGGCCGAAAGGTTGGGGTGGCGGCCTTCCCTATTTCGATCGACTCGGCTGAAACCGCGAAGCTTTCCCAGCATAAGGGGGCGCTGCGTAGTCGAGTGGGTGAGCGGACTCTGATCCTGGGTGTTGACCGATTGGACTACACGAAGGGGATTTTGCAGCGCCTACAGGCCTTCGAGGAACTACTGGAGTCCGAAGCGATCGCACCTGATGAGGTGGTGTTTGTGCAGATCGCCACGCCGTCGCGCGAGCGCATCGACCACTACCGAAAAACCCGCTACGAGGTGGAAGCCGCTGTCGGTCGCATCAATGGCCTGTACGGCGAAATTGGCGAGCCTGTAGTGCACTATATCCATCGTCCCGTGCCTAAGCCCCAGCTCATGGGCTATTACGCCGATGCCGATATCATGCTCGTTACCCCGTTTAAGGACGGCATGAACCTGGTGGCCAAGGAGTACGTCGCCTGCCATGACGACGGCTCCGGGGCCCTGGTCCTCAGCGAGTTCGCCGGGGCCGCCGCCGAGCTTAACGACGCCTACCTGTGCAATCCACACGACCTGGAATCGATCAAGCGCCAGCTACTCGCGGCGATCACGGATGTGCGTGCAGGAAGCGAAAGTGCCCAGACTCGTATGCAACAGCTGCATGATCAAGTGATGACCCATGATGTTGACCTGTGGGCACGCAGCTTCCTGGGCGCATTGGAGAACCACGCATGA
- the otsB gene encoding trehalose-phosphatase: MDFASAADVTSALVRVADVPRLLVISDFDGTLADFSVDPYNVPVNQKSIAMLQELGTLPNTFVAILSGRHREGLAQVSGAPEGIVLAGSHGADAHVLSDSEATALEEVAVQLEKLVESVSGAFVERKPFNCVLHYRDVSEDLQQQLIAGANDIAVPGAHQIPGKFVIEFSVVDITKGTWITEARERYEADAVVFFGDDVTDEHGFRALGPADLGIRVSEGPTAAHIRIPDTAAVAATLEELYQLRADATVEPA, translated from the coding sequence ATGGATTTTGCCTCTGCAGCAGACGTGACCTCAGCCCTTGTCCGTGTAGCCGATGTGCCTCGATTGCTGGTGATTTCGGACTTTGACGGCACGCTCGCAGACTTTTCTGTGGATCCCTACAACGTCCCCGTGAACCAAAAGTCGATTGCGATGCTGCAAGAACTCGGCACCCTCCCAAACACTTTCGTGGCGATTCTTTCTGGCCGCCATCGGGAAGGCTTGGCCCAGGTGTCTGGCGCGCCCGAAGGAATCGTGCTGGCAGGCTCGCATGGGGCTGATGCCCATGTTCTCAGCGACTCGGAAGCAACGGCCCTCGAAGAAGTTGCTGTCCAGCTGGAGAAACTTGTCGAGTCTGTCTCGGGTGCTTTCGTGGAACGCAAACCTTTCAACTGCGTGCTGCACTACCGCGATGTCTCTGAGGACCTCCAACAGCAGCTCATCGCTGGCGCAAACGACATCGCAGTGCCGGGGGCACATCAGATTCCAGGCAAATTTGTCATCGAGTTCTCGGTAGTGGATATCACCAAGGGCACCTGGATTACCGAAGCACGCGAGCGCTACGAGGCCGACGCGGTGGTGTTCTTCGGCGACGACGTCACCGATGAACACGGCTTCCGCGCCCTGGGCCCTGCTGATCTTGGCATCCGCGTGAGCGAAGGTCCCACCGCCGCTCACATTCGTATCCCAGATACCGCTGCGGTGGCTGCCACCCTCGAGGAGCTGTATCAGCTGCGAGCTGACGCCACGGTAGAACCCGCGTAG
- a CDS encoding LacI family DNA-binding transcriptional regulator, translating to MSKRRSGRGTLASLAAELGVSRTTVSNAYNRPEQLSPALREKILATAERIGYPGPDPTARSLRTRRTDTIGVLFTDHLSYAFEDLASVDFLAGMAEASFGSHVSLTLIPAGPDGESGINPPQLLSRAVVDGFVVYSVACDDPYLEAARMRRLPIVVCDQPNDTDLPFVGIDDREAIKPAAEAVLAAGHRNIGILAIRLDRKRNDGPVDEARLASARLHVQQARVQGALEVLAAAGIDPNSVPVVERHINDAPNNIDAARELLETHPELTAVICTTDSMALGVLEYARQRGIRVPEDLSVTGFDGISTALQRDVTTIIQPNRAKGAAAGHMLHLLIDAHLADREVEVPRKILKTSFYAGSTVASARS from the coding sequence ATGTCGAAACGTAGATCGGGTCGCGGCACGTTGGCATCGCTCGCGGCGGAACTTGGGGTTTCACGCACCACTGTTTCAAATGCGTATAACCGTCCTGAGCAGCTATCTCCGGCCTTGCGTGAAAAGATTTTGGCTACCGCGGAGCGCATCGGTTATCCGGGTCCTGACCCGACTGCCCGTTCGCTGCGCACGCGTCGCACCGACACTATCGGCGTTCTCTTCACCGATCACCTGTCCTACGCCTTCGAAGACTTAGCCTCGGTCGATTTTCTGGCAGGCATGGCAGAGGCATCGTTTGGTTCGCATGTCTCTCTGACGCTGATCCCGGCTGGACCAGATGGCGAATCAGGCATCAACCCGCCACAGTTGCTATCCCGGGCGGTCGTGGATGGTTTCGTGGTTTACTCCGTGGCCTGCGACGATCCCTATCTGGAAGCGGCACGGATGCGGCGACTCCCGATCGTCGTGTGCGATCAACCGAATGACACTGATCTGCCGTTCGTCGGGATCGACGACCGGGAAGCAATCAAACCGGCTGCCGAAGCTGTGCTGGCCGCCGGCCACCGCAACATCGGGATCTTGGCGATTCGCCTGGACCGTAAGCGAAATGACGGCCCGGTGGATGAGGCGCGGTTGGCGTCGGCAAGGCTGCATGTGCAGCAAGCTCGTGTGCAGGGCGCGCTGGAGGTGCTGGCGGCTGCGGGCATTGATCCGAATTCGGTGCCGGTGGTCGAACGCCACATCAACGACGCGCCCAACAACATCGATGCCGCTCGGGAGCTGCTGGAAACGCACCCCGAGCTCACCGCGGTGATCTGCACGACGGATTCGATGGCGCTTGGGGTGCTGGAATACGCGCGCCAGCGAGGCATTCGGGTGCCGGAGGACCTCAGCGTGACGGGTTTCGATGGGATTTCTACCGCACTGCAGCGCGATGTCACCACCATCATTCAGCCGAATCGCGCGAAGGGGGCGGCCGCCGGGCACATGCTGCACCTGCTTATCGACGCGCACCTTGCCGACCGCGAAGTCGAGGTGCCCCGAAAGATCTTGAAGACCAGCTTCTACGCGGGTTCTACCGTGGCGTCAGCTCGCAGCTGA